Proteins found in one Brevibacillus brevis genomic segment:
- the murQ gene encoding N-acetylmuramic acid 6-phosphate etherase, protein MKFHLRDLTTETRNRNTEELDKFSTMEIVQIMNEEDKTVAFAVEKELASIAAAVDLIAECLENGGRLFYFGAGTSGRLGLLDAAECPPTFGTDPTLVQGVIAGGEKAIVRAVEGAEDVEQNGREDVIAYGVKAGDAVVGIAASGRTPYVIGALAEARRQEAKIISLSCNQAAQISQGVDVAINVVVGPEVVTGSTRLKAATAQKMVLNMITTGCMVRLGKVYKNLMVNVQVTNEKLKERAKQIVAEATNISTDEAEVLLHKADGDAKLAIVMQKTGLQAEDASRLLTQYKGNIRRILEANHTQE, encoded by the coding sequence ATGAAGTTTCACCTTCGTGATTTAACGACAGAAACAAGAAATCGAAATACGGAAGAGCTGGATAAATTCTCTACGATGGAAATTGTCCAGATTATGAATGAAGAGGATAAAACAGTTGCGTTTGCCGTTGAAAAGGAGCTGGCTTCGATTGCAGCGGCCGTTGATTTGATCGCAGAATGTCTGGAAAACGGCGGAAGACTCTTTTATTTTGGAGCGGGAACGAGTGGGAGATTGGGCTTGCTCGATGCTGCTGAATGCCCCCCAACCTTTGGGACGGACCCCACATTGGTGCAGGGAGTCATAGCAGGCGGGGAAAAAGCTATCGTCAGAGCTGTCGAAGGAGCCGAAGACGTGGAGCAGAACGGCAGGGAAGATGTGATTGCCTATGGCGTAAAGGCAGGGGATGCCGTGGTGGGAATTGCAGCGAGTGGTCGGACACCCTATGTCATCGGAGCATTGGCGGAAGCAAGAAGACAGGAGGCAAAAATCATTTCGTTGTCCTGCAACCAGGCGGCGCAGATCAGCCAAGGTGTGGATGTGGCGATTAATGTTGTAGTAGGGCCAGAGGTAGTGACCGGATCTACCCGCTTAAAAGCAGCGACGGCGCAGAAGATGGTTCTCAATATGATTACGACCGGATGCATGGTACGGTTGGGGAAAGTGTACAAAAATTTGATGGTCAATGTGCAGGTAACCAATGAGAAACTGAAGGAACGGGCAAAACAAATCGTGGCAGAAGCGACCAACATCTCTACCGATGAGGCAGAGGTACTGTTGCACAAGGCAGACGGTGACGCCAAACTGGCAATCGTGATGCAAAAGACAGGGCTGCAAGCAGAGGACGCAAGCCGCTTGCTCACCCAGTACAAGGGCAATATCCGGCGAATTTTGGAAGCGAATCACACTCAGGAATGA
- a CDS encoding glycoside hydrolase family 3 protein, whose protein sequence is MQAEHMTVEQKVGQLLMIGYPTLDIPEEMEVWIKQKQIGNVILFSRNIGTPEETYQRVQKLQSWAYESWHPYPLLVGTDQENGVVSRLQKGATRFPGAMALGATGNLDQAKRIYQATGEELRAAGISVNFAPTVDVNNNADNPVIGVRSFGEAPEQVARFGEAAIQGLLESGVIPSIKHFPGHGDTSTDSHEAIPVLGHDRTRLDQVELVPFQRSIAAGVPMVMVGHISLPSMDESGSPATYSKEIVTGILRESLGFDGVAITDCMEMAAIADTIGVAEAAVRCVQAGIDLVLVSHTHEVQQKTYERLVAAIHSGELSEERVNEAVNRVLQIKKRFLSWEHCLRTKGPSFDRLQHADMARSALAQAITLVKNEHQLLPLQSGTQPLGAIFPGISNLTLAEDGQAASGDLVEPLRKYREVEYHMMSTLNPTEDEVEMVANVMSATEQIVVFTYNAHIFKGQSLLVNRLVQQGKKVVAVALRNPYDLLAMPEVDAYLAVYDHTYHAIELVADILFGERKAVGHLPVSLFPSEKKQHGVG, encoded by the coding sequence ATGCAAGCCGAACATATGACGGTGGAACAGAAGGTCGGGCAACTGCTGATGATCGGTTACCCTACGCTGGATATTCCCGAAGAAATGGAAGTGTGGATCAAACAAAAACAGATTGGCAACGTGATTCTTTTTAGCCGCAATATCGGGACACCGGAAGAGACTTATCAACGTGTACAGAAACTCCAGAGCTGGGCGTATGAGTCTTGGCATCCCTATCCGCTGTTGGTCGGGACTGATCAGGAGAATGGCGTGGTTTCCCGTCTGCAAAAAGGGGCGACGCGCTTTCCCGGAGCGATGGCTTTGGGGGCCACAGGCAATCTCGATCAAGCCAAGCGCATCTACCAGGCAACAGGTGAGGAGCTGCGTGCAGCAGGGATTTCAGTCAATTTCGCTCCGACGGTCGATGTGAACAACAATGCGGACAATCCAGTCATTGGGGTGCGTTCTTTTGGAGAAGCGCCAGAGCAGGTGGCGCGGTTTGGTGAGGCCGCCATTCAAGGCTTGCTTGAGAGTGGTGTCATTCCCTCTATCAAGCACTTCCCCGGTCATGGTGATACGAGCACCGATTCTCATGAAGCCATTCCTGTGCTTGGACATGATCGGACGAGACTGGATCAGGTCGAGCTGGTTCCATTCCAGCGCAGCATTGCGGCAGGAGTCCCCATGGTAATGGTTGGACATATCAGTTTGCCCAGTATGGATGAGTCAGGCTCTCCTGCTACGTATTCCAAGGAAATCGTGACGGGAATATTGCGTGAGTCCCTCGGCTTTGATGGGGTTGCGATTACGGATTGCATGGAGATGGCTGCCATTGCGGATACCATCGGGGTTGCGGAAGCGGCGGTGCGTTGTGTGCAGGCTGGGATCGATCTTGTTCTGGTATCCCACACGCATGAAGTTCAGCAAAAAACGTACGAACGACTCGTTGCGGCCATTCATTCGGGGGAGCTGTCAGAAGAGCGGGTCAACGAAGCCGTAAATCGCGTGCTTCAAATAAAGAAACGATTTCTGTCCTGGGAGCATTGCTTGCGAACAAAAGGCCCTTCCTTTGACCGTCTCCAGCATGCAGACATGGCGAGAAGTGCGCTCGCCCAAGCCATAACCTTGGTGAAAAATGAACATCAGCTGCTTCCTTTACAGAGCGGGACGCAACCGCTAGGCGCGATTTTTCCGGGGATTTCCAACCTTACTTTGGCAGAGGATGGGCAAGCAGCTTCTGGTGATTTGGTCGAACCATTGAGAAAATACCGTGAAGTTGAATACCATATGATGTCGACGCTCAACCCGACAGAGGATGAAGTGGAGATGGTGGCAAACGTGATGTCAGCCACGGAGCAAATCGTCGTTTTTACGTACAATGCCCATATCTTTAAAGGACAATCGCTGCTGGTGAATCGGCTAGTTCAACAGGGGAAAAAGGTCGTAGCTGTCGCCCTGCGAAACCCGTATGATCTCTTGGCAATGCCAGAGGTCGATGCGTATCTCGCCGTTTACGACCATACGTATCATGCCATAGAGCTTGTGGCAGACATTTTGTTCGGGGAACGAAAGGCCGTTGGACATCTTCCGGTCAGCCTGTTTCCGTCGGAGAAAAAGCAGCATGGTGTGGGGTAG
- a CDS encoding GNAT family N-acetyltransferase, which yields MQYVPWDDQYADALCELWNQELGDRFPMRTELMRQNSFEDQNVVKAGSWIAIDAVTQRPVGFVVAKCWQERLDIQLGKDIGWIQVLLVASAHRGQGVGRELLARAENALREQGVEKVLLGRDPYHYFPGIPDESTDVKAWFERQGYHSEDRLENDLLGRYLEPAELELPEVPDGRFRLLTKADQAAFLAFLHRCFPGRWEYEAIHYFKRGGTGREFVVVELRGEIVGFCRINDADSPFIAQNVYWAPLFADGLGGIGPLGVDAEYRGRGLGLAIVEAGIVALRNRGISNIVIDWTTLVDFYGRLGYHRWKQYAKYGKAFS from the coding sequence ATGCAATACGTACCTTGGGACGATCAATATGCGGACGCTCTGTGCGAGCTGTGGAATCAGGAGTTGGGTGATCGCTTTCCCATGCGGACGGAGCTCATGCGGCAAAACAGCTTCGAGGATCAGAATGTAGTCAAAGCCGGGTCGTGGATTGCGATCGATGCTGTGACGCAGCGTCCCGTCGGCTTTGTGGTGGCCAAATGCTGGCAGGAAAGGCTCGACATTCAGTTGGGGAAAGACATTGGCTGGATACAGGTCTTGCTCGTGGCTAGCGCACATCGCGGGCAGGGGGTCGGGCGTGAATTGCTGGCAAGGGCAGAAAATGCGTTGCGAGAGCAAGGGGTGGAAAAGGTCTTGCTGGGACGCGATCCGTATCATTATTTCCCAGGCATACCCGATGAATCTACGGATGTAAAAGCGTGGTTTGAACGACAAGGGTATCACTCGGAGGATCGGTTGGAAAACGATCTGTTAGGCCGGTATCTCGAACCAGCCGAGCTGGAATTGCCAGAGGTACCAGATGGTCGCTTTCGACTGTTGACGAAGGCGGACCAAGCTGCCTTTTTGGCCTTCTTGCATCGATGCTTTCCCGGACGCTGGGAGTATGAAGCCATTCACTATTTTAAGCGGGGAGGAACCGGACGCGAATTCGTCGTGGTGGAGCTGCGCGGAGAGATCGTCGGTTTTTGCCGGATCAATGATGCCGATTCTCCGTTTATTGCTCAAAACGTCTACTGGGCACCTTTGTTTGCAGATGGGCTTGGCGGCATCGGTCCGTTGGGCGTAGATGCAGAATATAGAGGACGGGGTTTGGGACTGGCGATTGTGGAAGCGGGCATTGTGGCTTTGCGGAATCGCGGTATTTCAAACATTGTCATCGATTGGACGACGCTGGTCGATTTCTATGGGAGGCTCGGGTATCACAGATGGAAGCAGTATGCGAAGTACGGCAAAGCATTCTCTTAA
- a CDS encoding carbohydrate ABC transporter permease, with protein sequence MQKRFPLNKIVGYLFVIASALIMLVPFLTTVFNSLKTYKQYMQFPPEWLPNPAQWSNYTTVWEQANFSSYTINSLIVAILSVIGALLSSSMIAFAFARLRFPFRDTLFMIVLGTMMIPGIVTIVPQFIIFKNLGLLDTLAPLWILEWLGQPFAIFLMRQAFLNIPKDYEEAAKLDGCNPFQIYWRVFLPMCKPSLATLAVFTFMGKWNEILAPVIYLISDENFTLPIGILSLSGQYKTEDQLLVAGALISLIPILIVFLFAEKYFVEGSKTSGLK encoded by the coding sequence ATGCAAAAGCGTTTTCCTCTCAATAAAATCGTCGGATACCTGTTTGTCATAGCCAGTGCGTTGATTATGCTGGTGCCGTTTTTGACGACTGTGTTTAACTCGCTGAAAACCTACAAGCAGTACATGCAATTTCCGCCGGAATGGCTGCCCAATCCTGCACAGTGGAGCAATTATACAACCGTGTGGGAACAGGCGAATTTTAGCAGCTATACGATCAACAGTCTGATTGTCGCGATTCTTTCGGTTATCGGGGCCTTATTGTCCAGCTCGATGATTGCCTTTGCTTTTGCCAGGCTGCGTTTTCCTTTCCGCGACACGCTGTTCATGATCGTGCTGGGAACAATGATGATCCCTGGGATCGTCACGATAGTCCCGCAGTTTATTATCTTTAAAAATTTGGGACTGCTCGACACGTTGGCTCCACTTTGGATTTTGGAGTGGCTCGGACAGCCGTTTGCCATTTTTTTAATGAGGCAAGCATTTTTAAATATCCCGAAGGATTACGAGGAAGCGGCAAAGCTGGATGGCTGCAATCCGTTTCAAATTTATTGGCGGGTGTTTTTGCCGATGTGCAAGCCTTCCTTGGCAACACTGGCGGTCTTTACGTTTATGGGGAAGTGGAATGAGATTTTGGCGCCAGTCATTTATCTCATTTCGGACGAGAACTTTACGCTGCCGATCGGGATTTTGTCTTTGAGCGGTCAGTACAAGACAGAGGATCAACTGCTAGTAGCAGGGGCATTGATCAGCTTGATCCCGATTTTGATAGTGTTTTTGTTTGCGGAGAAATATTTTGTGGAAGGCTCCAAAACTTCCGGATTGAAATAG
- a CDS encoding carbohydrate ABC transporter permease: protein MLELQTEQQAKPAVKKRKWLDSEGRWGLLLVSPYLIHFLVFVVGTSVASLYFSFSDYDILNPPKWTGLDNYEKLFEDPLFYRSLWNTAYFTILYVPAKTFLALLLAVALNQKLKGLKFFRMVHFLPVISSWTVIAYVADAVFNQRIGFANAFLSKLGIAPQNWLIDEFWVIPVLVLIAIWKSVGYMMIIFLAGLQGISSDMYEAASIDGANAWQKFWRVTVPMISGTTFLVIILNTIYSFQNFEQIFVMTGGSTEAGSTGGANNASLVLMLFMFRQAFSFFKMGYASAIAWVLFLILLAITLIQFKLQKKWVHYD, encoded by the coding sequence ATGCTAGAGCTGCAAACCGAGCAACAGGCGAAGCCTGCTGTGAAAAAGAGAAAATGGTTGGATAGTGAGGGGAGATGGGGACTGCTCCTGGTCTCCCCTTATCTTATCCACTTTCTCGTATTCGTCGTGGGAACATCGGTCGCGTCATTATACTTCAGCTTTTCGGACTACGATATTTTAAATCCGCCTAAATGGACGGGCTTGGACAACTATGAAAAGCTGTTTGAAGACCCGCTGTTTTATCGCTCGTTATGGAATACGGCCTATTTTACGATCCTGTACGTCCCGGCCAAAACATTTTTGGCGTTGCTGTTAGCCGTTGCCCTGAATCAAAAGCTGAAGGGCCTGAAATTTTTCAGGATGGTTCACTTTTTGCCGGTCATCTCCTCGTGGACGGTGATCGCGTATGTAGCGGATGCGGTATTTAACCAGCGGATCGGTTTTGCCAATGCTTTTCTGTCCAAACTGGGCATCGCCCCGCAAAACTGGCTGATTGATGAATTTTGGGTCATCCCGGTCTTGGTTCTCATCGCCATCTGGAAATCAGTCGGCTACATGATGATTATTTTTCTCGCCGGGCTGCAAGGAATTTCTTCTGACATGTACGAGGCAGCCTCGATTGATGGAGCGAACGCTTGGCAAAAGTTTTGGCGGGTGACGGTCCCGATGATTTCCGGCACGACGTTTCTGGTCATCATCTTGAATACGATTTACTCCTTCCAAAACTTCGAGCAGATTTTTGTCATGACCGGGGGATCTACGGAAGCAGGCTCGACAGGTGGTGCGAACAACGCCAGCCTCGTCCTGATGCTGTTCATGTTCCGCCAAGCATTCAGCTTTTTCAAAATGGGCTATGCCTCTGCTATCGCGTGGGTGTTGTTCCTCATCCTGCTTGCCATTACGCTCATCCAATTCAAGCTGCAAAAGAAATGGGTTCATTATGATTAA
- a CDS encoding ABC transporter substrate-binding protein, with product MKKRRFLSVLGMIGLAAALLISGCSSQSSTQQGDKVELYMGYSSDPPTKKKMEEIIAKFEQSHPHIKIKTMTAPYDDFYQKLTTQIAAGNAPDLWQSDGTKVFGYAQRGAILDITDYVTKEISKEELNGLEFNKDSDGKYWGVPQGIQVGALFYNKDLFDKAGVPYPTADWTWDDLKAASVKLTLDANGKNADDPAFDKKSVKQYGFAFFGSSRGAFNILKAYGGGVLDPTLTKSIINSPENKKAVEWMVDGMQRKLFPNPADLKAFQSNFKAFLSGAVAMQIDIYAATTSMNGAGLNYDVAPMPKGPDGKRFAPVIANSWVINKKAEEQKVKAAKEWITYWTTSDEAQKEWTEVGEAIPVKKSVANSEMFLNPATKPENKKVFLDTLEFAGTIDTNAVFTEWVKVFTDNLAELFMDKYGTDEFITKTDQGIQKVLDDFFKKQ from the coding sequence ATGAAAAAGAGAAGGTTTCTCTCAGTACTCGGTATGATTGGCTTAGCAGCGGCATTGCTTATTTCTGGATGTAGCAGCCAGTCCTCCACACAGCAGGGGGACAAAGTCGAATTGTATATGGGCTACAGCTCTGATCCACCCACGAAGAAAAAGATGGAAGAAATTATTGCAAAATTCGAACAATCGCATCCTCATATCAAAATCAAAACGATGACAGCACCTTATGATGACTTTTATCAAAAGCTGACGACTCAGATCGCGGCCGGGAATGCGCCTGATCTATGGCAGAGCGACGGGACAAAAGTATTTGGTTACGCCCAACGTGGCGCGATTCTCGACATCACCGACTACGTCACAAAAGAAATCAGCAAAGAGGAGCTCAACGGTCTGGAGTTCAACAAAGACTCAGACGGGAAGTATTGGGGCGTGCCACAGGGCATTCAAGTCGGAGCCCTTTTCTACAACAAGGATTTGTTCGACAAAGCGGGCGTGCCATACCCAACGGCTGACTGGACCTGGGATGATTTGAAAGCGGCTTCCGTCAAGCTGACCCTCGATGCCAACGGGAAAAATGCAGACGATCCTGCCTTTGACAAAAAATCAGTGAAGCAGTACGGCTTCGCGTTTTTCGGTAGCTCACGCGGGGCGTTTAACATCTTGAAAGCGTATGGTGGCGGGGTATTGGACCCGACCTTGACAAAATCGATTATCAACAGCCCTGAGAACAAAAAAGCGGTCGAGTGGATGGTCGACGGTATGCAGCGCAAGCTATTCCCGAATCCGGCTGATCTAAAGGCGTTCCAAAGCAACTTCAAAGCATTTTTGAGCGGGGCTGTGGCGATGCAAATCGATATTTATGCAGCAACAACCTCGATGAATGGTGCAGGGTTGAATTACGATGTCGCTCCTATGCCAAAAGGACCGGACGGAAAACGCTTCGCACCCGTCATCGCCAACTCATGGGTCATCAACAAAAAAGCAGAGGAACAGAAAGTCAAGGCTGCTAAAGAATGGATCACCTACTGGACGACATCTGATGAAGCACAAAAGGAATGGACAGAAGTAGGGGAAGCGATTCCGGTGAAAAAATCAGTGGCGAATTCCGAAATGTTCCTAAACCCGGCGACAAAGCCGGAAAACAAAAAAGTGTTCCTCGACACCCTGGAGTTCGCAGGCACGATTGATACCAACGCTGTCTTTACCGAGTGGGTGAAGGTGTTCACGGATAATCTGGCGGAGCTGTTCATGGATAAATACGGAACAGATGAATTCATTACGAAAACAGACCAAGGCATTCAAAAAGTTCTGGATGATTTCTTCAAGAAGCAGTAG